Proteins from a single region of Psychrobacter cryohalolentis K5:
- the xthA gene encoding exodeoxyribonuclease III, whose amino-acid sequence MTRFVCFNINGIRARQHQLEAVRDIIDPDVMGLQETKVHDEQFPLENVEGLGYHVEYFGQKAHYGVALLSKVAPIFVQKGFPNEDEEAQKRFIHARYEFDGREIDVLNGYFPQGESQDHPTKFPMKRAYYADLMAYIDTLKAEGRSLVIMGDMNIAPEDIDIGIGEVNAKRWLKNRKTSFLPEEREWYSNLMSRELTDTYRLHYPESTELYSWFDYRSRGFDDDPKRGLRIDHILCTPDLVECCVDAGISYELRAMEKPSDHAPIWTAFDLNKV is encoded by the coding sequence ATGACCCGTTTTGTTTGTTTTAATATCAATGGTATCCGAGCTCGTCAACATCAGCTGGAGGCGGTGCGAGATATTATCGATCCTGATGTCATGGGTCTGCAAGAAACCAAGGTGCATGATGAGCAGTTTCCCCTTGAAAATGTAGAAGGCTTGGGCTATCACGTCGAGTATTTTGGACAGAAAGCGCATTACGGTGTGGCATTATTATCGAAAGTTGCGCCTATTTTTGTGCAAAAGGGTTTCCCTAACGAAGATGAAGAGGCGCAAAAACGTTTTATTCATGCGCGTTATGAGTTTGATGGGCGTGAGATTGATGTGCTCAATGGCTATTTCCCACAGGGTGAGAGTCAAGATCATCCGACCAAATTTCCGATGAAACGTGCTTATTATGCTGATTTAATGGCCTATATTGATACGCTAAAAGCAGAAGGGCGCTCGCTAGTGATTATGGGGGATATGAATATTGCCCCAGAAGACATCGATATTGGAATCGGTGAAGTAAATGCTAAGCGCTGGTTGAAAAATAGAAAAACTTCCTTCCTACCTGAGGAGCGTGAGTGGTATAGCAATCTTATGTCACGTGAGTTGACTGATACCTACCGTTTGCATTATCCAGAAAGCACCGAATTATACAGCTGGTTTGATTATCGCAGTCGCGGTTTTGATGATGATCCTAAGCGTGGATTGCGTATTGATCATATTTTATGTACGCCTGATCTTGTTGAATGTTGTGTTGATGCGGGTATCAGCTATGAGCTGCGCGCTATGGAAAAACCCTCTGACCATGCGCCTATTTGGACAGCATTTGATTTAAACAAAGTATGA
- a CDS encoding rubredoxin, translating into MKRYECIVCGWIYDEALGCPEEGIAPGTKWDDIPDDWTCPECGVGKLDFEMLEL; encoded by the coding sequence ATGAAACGTTATGAATGTATTGTCTGCGGCTGGATATATGATGAAGCACTGGGCTGCCCTGAAGAAGGTATCGCACCGGGCACTAAATGGGATGATATCCCTGATGATTGGACATGCCCAGAATGCGGCGTTGGCAAGCTTGATTTTGAGATGCTAGAACTTTAA
- a CDS encoding alpha/beta fold hydrolase, with product MTEKNNIDNAAKLPDSSDSSSSYPTPEWQKFGEHLWDASDLSEHLYQAMIDIGDGIELCVEAGGNPNHPPLLMIMGLGSQMIFWPNHFIKRLIDAGFFVIRFDNRDIGLSSKVQIDGLPRISQLKMMMRLQTGLSNKGAQVAYNLTDMAEDTARLIKALQLGKTHLLGASMGGMIAQIVAARYPSLVQRMALMFTTTNRAFLKPPKPRQLYTLINRPESHSERDIVRHSVWFMKTVGTPGHVNVRMVRDIAKIRYQRNFHPLGTVQQLNAILASGSISRFSKQVKAPTIVLHGSADGLIPASQGRVVAKTIPNAKFHLIEGMAHDIPEYYQPYMVDLISNHLLEK from the coding sequence ATGACAGAAAAAAATAACATTGATAATGCTGCTAAGTTGCCTGATTCATCAGATAGTAGCTCGAGTTACCCGACGCCTGAATGGCAAAAATTTGGTGAGCACCTGTGGGACGCATCAGACCTCAGTGAGCATCTTTATCAAGCCATGATAGATATCGGCGACGGTATTGAGCTGTGTGTTGAAGCTGGTGGTAATCCTAATCATCCGCCACTGCTTATGATTATGGGACTTGGCTCGCAAATGATATTTTGGCCAAATCATTTTATTAAACGCCTTATTGATGCTGGTTTTTTTGTGATTCGTTTTGACAATCGTGATATCGGTTTGTCTTCTAAAGTACAAATCGATGGTCTACCGCGTATTAGTCAACTTAAAATGATGATGCGCCTGCAAACGGGACTGTCTAATAAAGGTGCACAGGTTGCCTACAATTTAACCGACATGGCAGAAGATACGGCGCGTTTAATCAAGGCTTTGCAGCTTGGCAAAACACATTTGCTGGGTGCTTCTATGGGTGGCATGATTGCCCAAATCGTAGCGGCACGTTATCCAAGCCTAGTACAGCGGATGGCATTGATGTTTACCACCACCAACCGTGCCTTTTTAAAACCACCAAAGCCTAGACAGCTATATACGCTGATTAATCGCCCTGAGAGTCACTCTGAGCGTGATATCGTGCGCCATAGCGTTTGGTTTATGAAGACTGTTGGCACGCCAGGGCATGTAAATGTCCGCATGGTACGTGATATTGCCAAGATACGGTATCAGCGTAACTTTCATCCGCTCGGTACGGTGCAACAGCTCAATGCTATCTTGGCATCAGGTTCTATCAGTCGATTTAGCAAACAAGTCAAAGCCCCTACTATCGTATTACATGGCAGCGCTGATGGCTTAATTCCTGCCTCACAAGGTCGCGTGGTTGCCAAAACCATCCCTAATGCCAAATTTCATTTGATTGAAGGCATGGCGCACGATATTCCTGAGTACTATCAGCCGTATATGGTTGATTTAATTAGCAATCACTTATTAGAAAAATAG
- a CDS encoding thioesterase family protein: MTKATDKNPTAVSKPHIITPLFATNYNVYINHTDAGGIVYHANHLVFFENCRRDWFTQLGLNGYFLETNDGQIQHFVVTQADLQYKRAILLDEVINVRIDNVEIKPASIVFYQSIYRQPSQENTTDTVKAVLLSSTKIVVACVQNQITPDAIENDASNKTISNTAPMRPIRVPKKLRVAIEQAISEYNK, from the coding sequence ATGACAAAAGCAACTGATAAGAACCCAACTGCCGTATCAAAACCTCACATAATTACGCCGTTATTTGCGACCAACTATAATGTCTACATCAATCATACTGATGCTGGCGGTATAGTCTATCATGCCAATCACTTAGTATTCTTTGAAAACTGCCGCCGCGATTGGTTTACTCAATTGGGATTAAATGGTTATTTCTTGGAGACCAATGACGGTCAGATTCAGCATTTCGTCGTCACTCAAGCGGACTTGCAATATAAGCGCGCTATTTTATTAGATGAGGTCATTAATGTACGCATTGATAACGTTGAGATAAAACCTGCCAGCATTGTATTTTATCAAAGCATTTATCGTCAGCCCTCTCAAGAGAACACTACCGACACTGTAAAAGCGGTTTTGCTAAGCAGCACTAAAATCGTTGTTGCCTGTGTACAAAATCAAATCACACCGGATGCTATAGAGAATGATGCGTCAAATAAAACCATCTCAAATACCGCGCCAATGCGCCCTATTCGTGTGCCAAAAAAATTGCGTGTTGCTATTGAGCAAGCAATTTCAGAATACAATAAGTAG
- a CDS encoding L-serine ammonia-lyase — MISVFDLFKIGVGPSSSHTVGPMIAANLFVQSLLKQTNLSDIQSLEIELYGSLAATGKGHATDTAILLGLLGHAPSTIDTRLTSEYLAPIFSDNQLNIAGEHVIAFDTERDIHWYDETVLPYHPNAMTIRVSLANGSHYQQTYYSVGGGFVINEEDATNPDEDNATPTIDVIPYPFNSAAELLEQCRKHHLSVSELVLANECHYREQAEVFAYLDSIWESMQDCVTRGCQNSGILPGGLDVRRRAQALYVQLCAEKDQPIAQNDKLVAMDWIDLYALAVNEENANGGNVVTAPTNGAAGIIPAVMHYYRDFLSNYSLDGARKFLLNATAIGSLIKQNASISGAEVGCQGEVGSACAMAASALAEILGGDPAKCLNAAEIGIEHNLGLTCDPVGGLVQVPCIERNAMGAVKAVNAARLACRGNGQHFVSLDKVIETMKVTGADMLDKYKETSRGGLAVYADNRIPTATHGVSVKYSQC; from the coding sequence ATGATTAGTGTCTTTGATTTATTCAAAATCGGCGTTGGCCCATCAAGCTCTCATACGGTTGGTCCTATGATAGCGGCTAACTTGTTTGTACAGTCACTCCTAAAGCAAACCAATCTGAGCGACATCCAGTCTTTAGAGATTGAGTTATATGGCTCGCTTGCGGCAACTGGTAAAGGACATGCTACAGATACTGCCATATTACTGGGCTTACTTGGTCATGCACCTAGCACCATCGATACGCGTTTGACCAGTGAATATCTAGCACCGATCTTTTCAGACAATCAACTCAATATCGCAGGCGAGCACGTTATTGCTTTTGATACAGAGCGTGATATTCACTGGTATGATGAGACGGTTCTACCTTATCATCCGAATGCTATGACTATTCGTGTGTCTTTGGCGAATGGCAGCCATTATCAGCAGACTTATTATTCCGTAGGAGGTGGATTTGTTATCAATGAAGAAGATGCGACCAATCCTGATGAAGATAATGCAACGCCGACTATCGATGTGATTCCTTATCCTTTTAATAGCGCCGCAGAGCTATTAGAACAATGCCGTAAACATCACTTGAGCGTGAGCGAGCTGGTATTAGCAAACGAATGCCATTACCGTGAGCAGGCAGAAGTATTTGCGTATTTAGATTCTATTTGGGAGTCGATGCAAGATTGTGTGACCCGTGGCTGCCAAAACAGCGGTATTTTACCGGGTGGCTTAGATGTGAGACGCCGTGCTCAAGCATTATACGTGCAACTGTGTGCTGAAAAAGATCAGCCGATTGCGCAAAATGACAAATTGGTTGCGATGGATTGGATTGATTTATATGCTTTAGCAGTCAATGAAGAAAACGCCAATGGCGGCAATGTGGTCACCGCTCCTACCAACGGCGCCGCAGGTATCATTCCTGCAGTGATGCATTATTATCGCGATTTTTTATCAAACTATAGCCTTGATGGCGCGCGCAAGTTTTTGTTAAATGCCACAGCAATTGGCAGCTTAATCAAACAAAACGCTTCAATATCGGGTGCTGAAGTTGGCTGTCAAGGTGAAGTCGGTTCAGCTTGTGCAATGGCGGCGTCTGCATTGGCAGAAATCCTAGGCGGAGATCCTGCTAAATGTCTTAATGCTGCTGAGATTGGTATCGAGCATAACTTGGGTCTGACCTGTGATCCTGTTGGTGGCTTAGTCCAAGTCCCTTGTATCGAGCGCAATGCGATGGGCGCAGTCAAAGCAGTCAATGCTGCACGACTTGCCTGTCGTGGTAACGGTCAACATTTTGTCTCTTTAGACAAAGTCATTGAAACTATGAAAGTTACTGGTGCTGACATGTTAGATAAATACAAAGAAACTTCTCGCGGTGGATTGGCAGTATATGCTGACAACCGTATACCGACTGCCACTCATGGCGTCAGCGTAAAATACAGCCAGTGCTAA
- a CDS encoding DUF4377 domain-containing protein, whose translation MKKLALAAVMATFVLSGCSTMATDDTRTMVIEGEPAVVKVINIPSFKIEIAPLKAVCELQASNGAMIESECLQYRQTYQKNYTPLNGNIQGFTYEPNYRYVLDVRQEAMMDEVTNAVKPVWILNQVVSKKAE comes from the coding sequence ATGAAAAAGTTAGCATTAGCAGCAGTGATGGCAACGTTTGTTTTATCAGGTTGTTCAACCATGGCAACTGACGATACGCGTACCATGGTCATTGAAGGTGAACCAGCAGTGGTTAAAGTCATTAACATTCCAAGTTTTAAAATAGAGATAGCCCCGCTGAAAGCAGTTTGTGAGCTACAAGCTTCTAATGGTGCCATGATTGAGTCAGAGTGCTTGCAGTATCGCCAAACGTATCAGAAAAACTACACCCCTTTAAATGGTAATATTCAAGGCTTTACGTATGAGCCAAATTATCGTTATGTTTTGGACGTTCGCCAAGAAGCGATGATGGATGAAGTAACGAATGCAGTTAAGCCAGTTTGGATACTTAACCAAGTAGTGTCAAAAAAAGCGGAATAA
- the argJ gene encoding bifunctional glutamate N-acetyltransferase/amino-acid acetyltransferase ArgJ encodes MAVGNVAVPETIYPIEGIKLSATAAGVRYKNRDDLVVIEIAADAATAVVTTKNAFCAAPVRVLREHFAAASPRYLVTNTGNANAGTGADGKRRATDICAALAAKAGVASDTVLPFSTGVIGEPLNSEAIIAGLDNALANLAPDNWLAAANGIRTTDTIPKLASKKIDADGSSYHITGMSKGSGMIRPNMATMLGYVATDANIAADLLQEMLSAINEQSFNRITVDGDTSTNDCCVLIATGAASSDIIDSPEHPHYQPMFDALAEVFIRLAQLIVRDGEGATKFMTVKVTGGKTTQECCDVAYAVAHSPLIKTAFFASDANWGRILAAVGYAGIEDLDTEQVDVYLDEVMICQNGGVAPNYTEEAGKTVMSRPEITIHIDLARGDAHDTVYTCDLSYDYVKINADYRS; translated from the coding sequence ATGGCAGTTGGTAATGTTGCAGTACCTGAGACGATTTATCCTATTGAAGGCATCAAATTAAGCGCTACCGCAGCAGGCGTACGTTATAAAAATCGTGATGATTTGGTAGTTATTGAGATCGCAGCTGATGCGGCTACTGCTGTCGTGACAACCAAAAACGCATTTTGCGCTGCGCCTGTGCGCGTATTACGTGAACACTTTGCTGCAGCTTCTCCGCGCTATTTGGTGACCAATACTGGTAATGCTAATGCTGGAACCGGTGCTGATGGCAAACGCCGCGCCACAGATATCTGTGCGGCATTGGCTGCTAAAGCTGGCGTGGCTAGTGATACTGTATTGCCATTTTCGACGGGTGTTATTGGTGAGCCATTAAATAGTGAGGCAATTATCGCAGGACTAGACAACGCATTAGCCAATCTAGCGCCTGATAATTGGCTTGCTGCTGCAAATGGTATCCGTACAACGGATACGATTCCAAAGCTCGCGAGTAAAAAAATCGATGCTGATGGTAGTAGTTATCATATTACGGGGATGTCAAAAGGCTCAGGCATGATACGTCCCAATATGGCAACCATGCTTGGCTATGTTGCAACCGATGCCAATATTGCTGCTGACTTATTACAAGAGATGTTAAGTGCTATCAATGAGCAGTCTTTTAACCGTATTACGGTCGATGGTGATACCTCGACCAATGATTGTTGTGTATTGATAGCGACAGGTGCTGCGAGCTCAGATATCATTGATAGCCCTGAGCACCCACATTATCAGCCAATGTTTGATGCGTTAGCTGAAGTCTTTATACGTTTGGCACAACTGATCGTACGTGATGGTGAAGGCGCCACCAAATTTATGACAGTTAAAGTTACAGGTGGCAAAACCACACAAGAATGCTGCGATGTGGCATATGCCGTTGCGCATTCACCCTTGATTAAAACGGCATTTTTTGCCAGTGATGCCAACTGGGGTCGTATATTAGCAGCCGTCGGTTATGCTGGGATTGAAGACCTTGATACCGAACAAGTCGATGTCTACTTAGACGAAGTTATGATTTGTCAAAATGGTGGTGTCGCGCCAAACTATACGGAAGAGGCGGGCAAGACGGTCATGAGTCGCCCTGAGATTACCATTCATATCGATCTTGCACGCGGTGATGCCCATGACACCGTTTATACCTGCGATTTATCTTACGACTATGTCAAAATAAATGCGGACTATCGTAGCTAA
- a CDS encoding solute carrier family 23 protein: MITPPKNSSQSTPHSQKEPSTPNALEAAGIDVATGSATMNLPHNPDFDNGRWFPTWRPYGGDLDRDPVGINEYLPPSKSMLLGIQHTFAMFGATVLAPLLMGFDPNLAILMSGICTVMFFVITGGRMPSYLGSSFAFIGPVIAVTAYAGVGFNSNLNVALGGIMACGIIYALIGLLVMKTGTGWIERLMPPIVTGAIVMIIGLNLAPVTIQGVSVNQFDAWMATLTVLLISGVAVFTRGMLRRLLLLVGLILSYIAYFVMTNVLGYGVPIDFSSVSTASWFGLPSIHAPRFEMSAIILIAPVAFILVAENLGHFKAVEGMTKARVTPYMGRAFFADGLATTFSAGFGGTGVTTYAENIGVMAVTKVYSTTIFVVAGLVAIMLGLSPKFGAIIQTIPPALLGGASIVVFGLIAIAGAKIWIDNHIDFSKNSNLIIAAVTVIMGTGNFSLHLGGFDLGGIGTATLTAIVLNALFNRQKD, encoded by the coding sequence ATGATAACCCCTCCAAAAAACTCGTCTCAATCGACGCCGCATAGTCAGAAAGAACCATCAACGCCAAATGCATTAGAAGCAGCAGGTATTGATGTTGCAACTGGCTCGGCGACAATGAACTTACCGCACAACCCAGACTTTGATAATGGTCGCTGGTTTCCAACATGGCGTCCATATGGCGGTGATTTGGATCGGGATCCGGTTGGCATTAATGAGTATTTACCGCCCTCAAAAAGCATGCTACTGGGTATACAGCATACCTTTGCGATGTTTGGGGCGACAGTGCTTGCGCCATTATTAATGGGCTTTGATCCAAACTTAGCGATTTTGATGTCTGGTATTTGTACGGTGATGTTTTTTGTGATTACCGGTGGACGTATGCCAAGTTATTTGGGTTCGAGTTTTGCTTTTATTGGTCCCGTGATTGCCGTGACGGCATATGCTGGCGTAGGGTTTAATTCCAATCTGAATGTTGCATTGGGCGGCATTATGGCCTGCGGTATTATTTATGCATTGATAGGTCTGCTGGTCATGAAGACGGGTACAGGCTGGATTGAGCGCTTAATGCCACCGATTGTTACCGGTGCGATTGTAATGATTATTGGTCTTAATTTAGCGCCTGTGACCATTCAAGGGGTGTCTGTCAACCAATTTGATGCATGGATGGCGACGTTAACGGTATTGCTTATCAGTGGGGTAGCGGTATTTACCCGCGGCATGCTACGTCGTTTGCTGTTATTAGTTGGCTTAATATTGTCTTATATTGCTTATTTTGTGATGACCAATGTATTGGGCTATGGCGTGCCGATTGATTTTAGTAGTGTGTCGACGGCTTCATGGTTTGGTCTGCCAAGTATTCATGCGCCGCGTTTTGAGATGAGCGCCATTATATTAATTGCCCCTGTCGCCTTTATTTTAGTTGCTGAAAATTTGGGACATTTTAAAGCGGTAGAAGGCATGACTAAAGCGCGAGTAACGCCTTATATGGGGCGCGCCTTCTTTGCTGATGGCTTAGCGACGACTTTTTCGGCAGGTTTTGGTGGTACGGGTGTGACGACTTATGCAGAAAATATCGGCGTGATGGCGGTCACCAAAGTATATAGTACGACTATTTTTGTCGTAGCAGGTTTGGTTGCTATCATGCTGGGCTTGTCACCGAAATTTGGTGCGATTATTCAAACCATTCCGCCCGCATTATTGGGCGGTGCTTCTATCGTAGTTTTTGGTTTGATTGCCATCGCTGGTGCGAAAATTTGGATAGACAACCATATCGACTTTAGTAAAAACAGCAATCTTATCATCGCAGCAGTCACTGTGATCATGGGAACCGGTAACTTTAGCTTGCATCTAGGCGGCTTTGATTTGGGTGGCATCGGTACGGCTACCTTAACAGCAATTGTGCTTAACGCTCTATTTAATCGCCAAAAAGACTAA
- a CDS encoding WG repeat-containing protein translates to MLQRTLSKRSLLLTTSENQSALIKCCALTIGMLTTALFVIPSAQAASCKIPKSYYKNVSCTASSGYFLAVKDFGAPVALIDKQGKSLVDLTRYQKVDADKISAGLLPVMRNSHVGYLNMQGREVIPVMYDVLNDGQGWARPVSEGRIVVKQGGHYGVIDTANRTIVPFSAAISDIDDYRGGMARVRKNKAISWLDKEGNIKNANTQSTNTQNAGVKKDSSKSNDGKSAKNSRVNDRTAASKSEVKPSARANSTQKNSASIPINRFTTLQPRQQDGRWGFVDDNNVTMITYSFDEVRPFSEGLAGVRIDAEWGFINLGGELVIPFNFKDFDGSNNFNDSNNKSLSLDSRYKDKPSFVFVADKAWIGRLENGTKMCIDKEGAAVACD, encoded by the coding sequence ATGCTCCAACGTACCTTATCAAAACGATCACTGTTATTAACGACATCTGAAAATCAGTCAGCCCTAATAAAGTGCTGTGCTCTGACAATTGGTATGTTAACAACCGCGTTATTTGTCATACCAAGCGCGCAAGCTGCCAGCTGTAAAATCCCTAAGAGTTATTATAAGAACGTCTCTTGTACGGCGAGTAGTGGTTATTTCTTAGCGGTGAAAGACTTTGGCGCACCAGTCGCCCTTATCGATAAGCAAGGTAAAAGCCTTGTTGATTTAACGCGCTATCAAAAAGTGGATGCAGATAAAATATCAGCAGGTCTATTGCCTGTCATGCGTAATAGTCATGTCGGTTATCTGAATATGCAAGGTCGTGAAGTGATTCCTGTGATGTACGATGTGCTAAATGACGGTCAAGGTTGGGCGCGTCCGGTATCTGAAGGGCGTATCGTGGTCAAGCAGGGCGGTCACTATGGCGTCATCGATACGGCAAATAGGACTATTGTCCCATTTTCAGCAGCGATTAGTGATATTGATGACTACCGAGGCGGTATGGCTCGTGTACGTAAAAACAAAGCGATAAGCTGGCTTGATAAAGAGGGCAATATTAAGAACGCCAATACTCAAAGCACTAATACTCAAAATGCCGGTGTCAAAAAAGATAGTAGTAAAAGTAATGACGGTAAGAGTGCCAAAAACAGCCGTGTAAATGACCGAACCGCTGCCAGTAAATCAGAAGTTAAACCGAGTGCTCGCGCAAATAGCACACAGAAAAATTCAGCCTCCATACCAATTAATCGCTTTACCACGCTGCAGCCGCGTCAACAAGACGGTAGATGGGGATTTGTTGATGACAATAATGTCACTATGATTACGTATTCTTTCGACGAAGTACGTCCATTCTCGGAAGGGCTAGCGGGCGTGCGCATTGATGCAGAGTGGGGCTTTATCAATCTTGGCGGCGAGCTTGTGATTCCTTTTAACTTTAAGGATTTTGACGGCTCTAATAACTTTAATGATTCCAATAATAAGAGCCTCAGTCTTGATAGCCGCTATAAGGACAAACCTTCTTTTGTGTTTGTAGCGGATAAGGCTTGGATTGGCAGGTTAGAGAACGGCACTAAGATGTGTATTGACAAAGAAGGCGCGGCTGTCGCCTGTGATTAA
- a CDS encoding DMT family transporter, translating to MAIASSRSAATGLLIGCVIFGLGSLIVAHVDIGGWAMAFWRLAISGVVFAVLAKMTGQRLPRSKRAVFYGLLSGAFLGLDLALWHESIYAVGPGISTLLNSLQIFFLAAIGFLYFNERQSILQLVSLVLAMLGVAMIGSPEFAQNKAATWGFITGIVSGAMLAASMTFIRKTHDTEPTPIFMLMQLISIGGGLAMIVPMFVFDMGNILPNSWSDIGWILIYGTVMQCLAWGLIAYSIPKLSLALTGLLLLTEPVAALVIDYTWLDKPINTLQWSGALLTMFAIYLGSLKPKPRALRRYRFFARFYKRDYK from the coding sequence ATGGCTATTGCCTCTTCACGCTCCGCTGCTACTGGCTTGCTCATTGGCTGTGTGATCTTTGGTTTGGGCAGTTTAATCGTCGCTCATGTTGACATCGGTGGCTGGGCAATGGCTTTTTGGCGCTTGGCTATTTCAGGCGTGGTGTTTGCGGTATTAGCAAAAATGACAGGGCAACGGCTACCGCGCTCAAAACGTGCTGTTTTTTATGGCTTATTATCGGGTGCATTTTTAGGTTTGGATTTGGCACTGTGGCACGAGAGTATCTATGCGGTGGGTCCCGGCATTTCAACCTTACTAAACAGCTTACAGATTTTCTTTTTGGCAGCCATTGGCTTTTTATATTTTAATGAGCGCCAATCTATATTACAGCTTGTCAGCTTGGTCTTGGCAATGTTGGGTGTGGCAATGATCGGTAGCCCAGAATTTGCCCAGAATAAGGCCGCTACTTGGGGATTTATTACTGGTATCGTGTCAGGGGCTATGCTCGCAGCCTCAATGACCTTTATACGTAAGACCCATGATACTGAGCCGACGCCGATATTCATGCTTATGCAGCTGATTAGTATTGGGGGCGGACTGGCAATGATTGTGCCAATGTTTGTCTTTGATATGGGTAATATACTGCCTAATAGCTGGTCTGATATTGGCTGGATATTGATTTATGGTACGGTCATGCAGTGCCTAGCATGGGGGCTTATCGCCTACTCTATTCCCAAGCTGTCTTTAGCATTAACTGGATTGCTATTATTGACCGAGCCGGTTGCGGCATTGGTAATTGATTATACTTGGCTTGATAAGCCCATCAATACCCTACAATGGAGCGGTGCGTTACTCACGATGTTTGCCATTTATTTGGGTTCGCTAAAGCCTAAACCACGCGCCCTACGCCGTTATCGGTTTTTTGCACGGTTTTATAAGCGTGATTATAAGTAA